The sequence below is a genomic window from Candidatus Cloacimonadota bacterium.
TGTTATAATCGGCAAGCTTTGAAGAAAAGATTACTTCCGTTTGCAGCAGAAATCTGCTTTCATCATTTGGAAGGGAAAACAAGCCTTCTTCAACTTCTTCTAATTGCTTTTTCAATTCTTCGGCTCGAGGTGGAAACAGACAATCGCCCGTTCCGAAGACATCGATGCCTTTCAGCTTCATCGTTTGGGAAACAGCTATCAATTCTATTTGTCCCACACCACCGGCATAACCGGAATGGGAATGGAGATCAACGGCTAATTCCATTTATATTTCCTTTTTACTGCCACGGAGTTACCAAGAAACAAAGGACACTATTTATCATTTTATCTCAAATGAATTATTCAATTTTGTCATTGGTGAATTTACACTTTCAACCATTGCGAAGGTCACAACCATTCGCAAGGTTTTATAAGTCCCAAAGGCAGAGCTTGGCGTTACAGGTTGCCAAGTCTCTTTTCAGCTTCCTGTCCCCACTGGCTGTATTTTCCGTATTTATCAATTATTCGTTCGTACATCTGGATCGCTTTGGTCTTCTTGTTCATTTTCAGATAAGCTTCGCCAGCTTTCAATTCAGCAGAAGCAGCCCATTGAGTGAAACTGGGATAATTGTAGCCAACTTTCAGAAACTCTGAAACAGCTTGTTCAAATTCTTCCATACTGAAATAAGATTCTCCGATCCAATACTGTGCTTCCGCTTTCAGTTCTTCATCTTCTATCAAGGTAGTGGAACGGGCAAACATGGCGGCAGCATCGCCAAATTCTCTATCTCGATAATAACAGTAGGCAATATCAAACAGCGTTTCACCTTCCAGTTTTTGATCGCCCCAACGTTCTAAAATGATCTGATATGCAGCGATCGCTTTTTGCCATTCTTCTATGGTTTTGCAAACAAAGGCAAAATTCCTGGCTGCATCAAATGCTAAGCTGCCTTTTTCATCATTTTTGATGACCTGGAAATAATGATCGAGAGCTTCTTCATATTCTTCCTGGGAAAACTTGATCGTTCCCAATTTTAGATTAGCTTTGTTACTCATTTCTTTGTCGATGGAATTGGCAACTGTGCTGAAATCTGATTCCGCTTCTTCTGTATTGTTTTGTTCCAAACGCACCAATCCCCGCCAGAAATATGCTTTGATCCTGGTGGAATTATTCACTTTTTTCCCATTTATAAGACTGGAAAAAATCTTGATCGCTTTCTTTTTATCCAGATCGATGTGATAAATTCCACGATTCAATTCAATTTCATTAATATCTTGTTCGGAAAGTAATTTTTTGAAGGTTTTGGTAAGTCTTTCTGCTTTGGGTCGATTTTCAATTCTATACAGAGAGATAATATTTTCCAAGGCAATTCTACGCATTCCTTTGAAGCTGGAAAAGTTTTCTCCCAGCTTATTTACAATAACTTTGTAATTTTTGGCAGCTTCCAGAAACTCCTCTTGAATGAAAGCAATTTGACCCAGAATTTTATAATTTTCCAGGTCGTTTTTATTACGATCTATCAACTCGCCAAAAGTGTATTTTGCCATTTCATATTCACCAGAATCATATTGCAGATGACCAAGACGAGAAAGGGTTTCATAATCTTTGTTGACGATTCTCATAAGTGAATATTTTCCATTTTCCACATCACCGGAAATCAGGTAATCTTCCGCCAGCTGTTTCCAGTAAACATCATTCTGATATTCTTCGGGCAGTTTCTTCATATATTTGATCGCTTTGGTGTATTCTCCCATCGAACGTAAAATGTTGCAGAAATAATTTATCACAGTTTCAAACCCATTGAAATAGCCGGCATTATTTATCAGAAAAGCCAGTTTATCTCGAGCTTCAGTGGTATTTCCGGTTTCATTAAGAGTTACTGCATAATGAAAATAGATAAGCGGTTTTTTCATATCGATGTAAGAATCGGCGATTCGGTAATTTCGCAGAGCCTGATCATGAAGATCACGATTGAAATAGTCTTCTGCCAAAGTAACTTTAGCGGCAAAAAATCCTTCTTTCGGAACTGTGCCATCATCTTGCAAAAGTGCTGCATAAGTGGCTGCACGAGAATGGTCTTTTAAATTTTTGTAATAACTATAAAGTTCAAATCTAAACTCGTTCACGCTTTCCCCATTAGGGAAATTATGAATATAATCATCAAGTTGCATTATCAAATCAGAAGTAACTTCCTGCTCCTCGATCAGAGCTTTTTTCAGGTTCAATTCTGCAATCCAACTTGCGTGTTGCTGCCTGTCCAGATGCATCATTTGATCCTGCAATTCTACCAGGTTTCGCTGCACCAGGTGATTTTTGGATTCCGCCTGATATTTTTCCGTAAGTTTTAGAAGCAGTTTAGCTTTGGTATAAATTGATTTGTAACTGTTTTCATCTTCCAGAATCTGCATTGCCAGATCGTAATTTTTCAGGTCATCGGACAAAATTGTAACCAGCTCAGATTTTAATTTTGCTTTATCATTATTTTCGGTATATTGGAAAATACTCTGAATAAGCTTATCAAAAGCTGTTTCATAATCCTGCTGTTTAAATTTATTTATGTAGGCAATTTTGCTTTTTATTGTTTCTCCAAATTCTTTATCTGAAATACTCTCCAGATCGATCTGCAGCAGCATTTCCAAGGCCTTTTCATTTTCATCCAGATTTTCCAGGCAAAGTGAAGCTTTGTAAAGTGCTTCATTCAAAATATCAGAAGGAGCATAACTGGTTATTATGCGACTATAAAATTTTTCTGCCTTGGAAAAATCAGCCAGTTGTTCGTAATAAATATCTCCCAGCTGCATCAAGATCTTGTTTTTTTCGGCAAAAGGTGAATTCAAAAGATTTTGATAGATTGAAATCGCGGAGGTCAATTTTCCTTCTTTCAAAGATAATTTCGCTTGCAGCATTTCACTTCTATAAAGATTTTCATCACTGGGGTTTATCTCTTTTGCATTAGAAATAAACTCTTCAGCTTTTTCCACATTGTTCTGCATCAGATAAGCTTCAGCGATCAAAAGCAGATACTCCGATTTGCGAGGACTTTCCCTGAAAACTTTCTTGAATTCCGCAAAGTCATCAATCACTTGATTCGCATTATTCAACTTCAATTTTGTATTGGAATAGAGAATAATATAATTATCTAAATGTGCTGAATTACTGAATTTTTCAATTAAATTTTTCAATTCCTGGTTTGCTTTAAAATAATTTTCCAGATCGATGTAATATTTTGCCAGTTTCAGTCGTAAAGTTTCTTCGTATAAACGAGGGACATCTTCTTTCATTTTTTCTGCCAGAAGATTCGCTGCAGATGTTTTCCCTGCAGATTTTTCCTTCAAATCCACTTCCAGTTCCACTGCTTTCCAGGCAGCATTCTGATTGGGAAATTCTGTAAATAAGCGATTTAATAATTTCTGCCCTTCATCAGCAAGATTGGATGCAAAATATATTTTTGCCAATATCAATAAAACATCCGGCAGATATTCGCTGTCAGCATATTCTTTTAGAAAACGCTGTCCTTTTTCGATCGCTCTGCCATATTCCTGCAAATCGAAAAGAGCTGTGAGATATAAACTTAAAGCCTGCTTTGTAAAATCGGAAAGCGGATATTTGATCAGCATTTCTTCGCTGTTCAAGATCACATCATCATATTTTTTCTGCAAAAGCTGTACTTCTATCAAATTGAATATCACTTCATCTCGAAAAGAATTATTGGGAAATCCTTCCGTAATTTTTTTGAAAGAATTTTCTGCTAAAGAGTATTGACCTCGCTCAAAGTAGCTTTTTCCGATATAAAAAATTGCTTCCTGTGCCCTATCGGAAGTAGGAGAATAAGCTACCACTTTTTCAAATTCACTTATCGCTTCTTCGTAAAGCTGATCATTAAAAAGATCTTTTCCAAAATCCAGGTCGGCCCAAAGTGAAATGCTGCCTAATAGTATGAATAACAAAATT
It includes:
- a CDS encoding tetratricopeptide repeat protein — encoded protein: MKNIILLFILLGSISLWADLDFGKDLFNDQLYEEAISEFEKVVAYSPTSDRAQEAIFYIGKSYFERGQYSLAENSFKKITEGFPNNSFRDEVIFNLIEVQLLQKKYDDVILNSEEMLIKYPLSDFTKQALSLYLTALFDLQEYGRAIEKGQRFLKEYADSEYLPDVLLILAKIYFASNLADEGQKLLNRLFTEFPNQNAAWKAVELEVDLKEKSAGKTSAANLLAEKMKEDVPRLYEETLRLKLAKYYIDLENYFKANQELKNLIEKFSNSAHLDNYIILYSNTKLKLNNANQVIDDFAEFKKVFRESPRKSEYLLLIAEAYLMQNNVEKAEEFISNAKEINPSDENLYRSEMLQAKLSLKEGKLTSAISIYQNLLNSPFAEKNKILMQLGDIYYEQLADFSKAEKFYSRIITSYAPSDILNEALYKASLCLENLDENEKALEMLLQIDLESISDKEFGETIKSKIAYINKFKQQDYETAFDKLIQSIFQYTENNDKAKLKSELVTILSDDLKNYDLAMQILEDENSYKSIYTKAKLLLKLTEKYQAESKNHLVQRNLVELQDQMMHLDRQQHASWIAELNLKKALIEEQEVTSDLIMQLDDYIHNFPNGESVNEFRFELYSYYKNLKDHSRAATYAALLQDDGTVPKEGFFAAKVTLAEDYFNRDLHDQALRNYRIADSYIDMKKPLIYFHYAVTLNETGNTTEARDKLAFLINNAGYFNGFETVINYFCNILRSMGEYTKAIKYMKKLPEEYQNDVYWKQLAEDYLISGDVENGKYSLMRIVNKDYETLSRLGHLQYDSGEYEMAKYTFGELIDRNKNDLENYKILGQIAFIQEEFLEAAKNYKVIVNKLGENFSSFKGMRRIALENIISLYRIENRPKAERLTKTFKKLLSEQDINEIELNRGIYHIDLDKKKAIKIFSSLINGKKVNNSTRIKAYFWRGLVRLEQNNTEEAESDFSTVANSIDKEMSNKANLKLGTIKFSQEEYEEALDHYFQVIKNDEKGSLAFDAARNFAFVCKTIEEWQKAIAAYQIILERWGDQKLEGETLFDIAYCYYRDREFGDAAAMFARSTTLIEDEELKAEAQYWIGESYFSMEEFEQAVSEFLKVGYNYPSFTQWAASAELKAGEAYLKMNKKTKAIQMYERIIDKYGKYSQWGQEAEKRLGNL